CCCCGGGCGTCCCCGGGTCGCCCCCCGAGGCCGCTGCCGAGCCGCCCACGGGCCTCCGCTTCTCGCCGGAGCAGGTGGCGTGCGTGTGCGAGGCGCTGCTACAGGCGGGCCACGCCGGCCGCTTGAGCCGTTTCCTGGGCGCACTGCCCCCGGCCGAGCGCCTACGTGGCAGCGATCCGGTGCTGCGCGCTCGGGCCCTGGTGGCCTTCCAGCGGGGCGAGTACGCCGAGCTCTACCGGCTGCTCGAGAGCCGCCCCTTCCCCGCCGCCCACCACGCGTTTCTGCAGGACCTCTACCTGCGCGCGCGCTACCACGAGGCCGAACGGGCCCGCGGCCGCGCGCTGGGCGCGGTGGACAAGTACCGTCTGCGCAAGAAGTTCCCGCTGCCCAAGACCATCTGGGACGGCGAAGAGACCGTCTACTGCTTCAAGGAGCGGTCCCGCGCCGCGCTCAAGGCCTGCTATCGCGGCAACCGCTACCCCACGCCGGACGAGAAGCGCCGCCTGGCCACGCTCACCGGCCTCTCGCTCACGCAGGTTAGCAACTGGTTCAAGAACCGACGACAGCGCGACCGgaccgggggcggcggcggcgcgcccTGCAAGAGGTGAGGGAACCCGGGCGGCGCCAGTCCCGCTTTCCCGGGGACGTGCCATCCACCAGCCCCCCCGCCCACACCAATGCCCGTTGTCCTCGGACACCCCTCGCTCACACCCTCAGGCGCCAGCCGAGCGCGGGGAATCCGTGTGCATGGAACGGGCACGCGCCCCGGCCCTCTCCCAGACACCCGGACACCAATGCTCCTCTCGCGGAGGCCGAGAGACCGCCTCTCTCTGCTCCATTCAAGGCTCCGTCCCAGATCCCATCCGTGTCCGCGGCTAGACTCGGGGCGGCAGTGAGAAAATGAGGGACTGCgggaaaggaggaggggcctTTGTCCTCCCCACCGGTCGTAGGGGCTTGTTCAGGCCCCTTCGCGGCCAGGCCCTCCCTGACCGTTGCTCGGTCTCACCTCCCCGCTTCCCGCCCCCCCTCAGGGCCCAAACAGCGTGGTCCGTCTTCTGTCTTTGTTGTGAAACGTGAACCTTCCCCAGCTCCGGTTTCCCTGTAAcccaagcccttctcctcccaccctGCGCGTCGGCCTCCTACTCCTCCGACGCCCGGGGAGGaggggggtcgggggagggcaCCGGGAACTGAGCGGGCGACTACCTCCTTACTCTCTCCAAAGCCATTCGGCTGCTTTCAGGCCGACTCAGGAGACTTCAGGCAGCCTGGTTGCTCAGCCTCCGGGGCCCTGAGGCCGAGGAGTTGGGAGAGGAGGGCCTCCTTCCCGCCCCCCAAAGCGGCCAGCTTGAGCCTTTAGTCAGTGGTATTGCAGAGGCTCCTCCCTGGGACCCTTGGGTGGTCTCAGAGATGAGGTTTCATAACCCCCTGAAATGGTGCACATGAACTTGGGCTGGGGAAAGGTGGAGAGGCAGTGGGCGGCTTGTGCTTCCTCCGAGCACTTTGCAGCCGGCTCCGTGCAGGAATCGGGCTGGCCAGCGGGGAAACACAGCATTCGGGACCACAACTCACAATCCTTTCTCCGGCCAGTGAATCTGATGGGAACCCCACTACGGAGGACGAGTCCAGCCGCAGCCCTGAGGACCTGGAGAGGGGGGCGGCTCCAGTGGCGGCCGAGGCCCCCGCCCAGGGCTCCATATTCCTGGCCGGGGCCGCCCCTCCCGCGCCGTGCCCCGCCTCCTCCTCCATCCTGGTGAACGGGAGCTTCCTGGCCGCCGGCGGCTCTCCAGCGGTGCTCCTCAATGGGAGCCCCGTCATCATCAACGGCCTGGCCCTGGGCgaggcctccagcctgggccccctgctgctcggcgggggcgggggcgcccCTGCACCGCAGCCCAGCCCCCAGGGGGCCAGCGAGGGCAAGACCTCCCTGGTCTTGGACCCTCAGACTGGGGAGGTTCGCCTGGAGGAGGCTCAGCCTGAAGCCCCTGAGACCAAGGGGGCCCAGGTGGCTGCTTCAGGGCCGCCTGGAGAGGAGGTCCCAGGGCCGCTGCCCCAAGTGGTGCCTGGCCCCCCGCCAGCTGCCACCTTTCCTCTGCCCCCAGGACCAGTGACTTCCGTGGCTGCTCCACAAGTGGTGCCACTTTCCCCACCCCCTGGCTACCCTGCCGGCCTGGGCCCCACCTCCCCACTGTTGAACCTGCCCCAGGTGGTGCCCACCTCCCAGGTGGTGACCTTGCCTCAGGCTGTGGGGCCACTGCAGCTGTTGGCAGCTGGGCCAGGCAGCCCCGTGAAGGTGGCAGCTGCCCCGGGCCCTGCCAACGTGCACCTGATAAACTCTGGGGTGGGCGTGACTGCCCTTCAGCTGCCTTCGGCCACTGCCCCAGGTACCCCTTTCTGGTGGCTGGGCGGGGGGTACAGTTACCTCAGGGAGGGATGGCGCTGTCAGTGGGCTTCCTGGGGCAacggtggggagtggggagctcATCCCCGGCGGGTCCCAGACCCTCCCGTGCCAGGCAGTACCCTGAGGCTCGAGCCACGCAGACTTGGCCTCACCCTGACCCTGAAGGGGCTCCTTTTGCCTCCGGCTGATCTCCCTGCCTGCCCTCCGGCGGCGTACTCTTCACCTCTGCGCctggcccctctcctctccccacaggaAACTTCCTGCTGGCCAACCCCGTGTCTGGCAGCCCCATCGTGACAGGTGTGGCCGTGCAGCAGGGCAAGATCATCCTCACCGCCACCTTCCCCACCAGCATGCTGGTCTCCCAGGTCCTGTCGCCggcccccagcctggccctgcccctgAAGCCAGATGCGGCCATCTCAGTCCCCGAAGGAGCCCTCCCGGTGGCCCCCAGCCCCGCTCTGCCGGAGGCCCACGCCTTAGGCGCACTGTCTGCGCAGCCGCCCCCTGCCCCGGCCGCCGCCAGCCTGCCCTTCTCCCCAGACTCCTCCGGCCTCCTGCCCGGCTTCCAGGCGCCTCCGCCCGAGGGGCTCCTGCTGTCGCCCGCAGCCGTGCCGATCTGGCCAGCCGGGCTGGAACTGAGCGCCGGCACCGAGGGGCTGCTAGAGGCGGAGAAGGGGCTGGGGACACAGGCCCCCCACACGGTGCTGAGGCTGCCGGACCCTGACCCCGAGGGGCTGCTCCTGGGGGCCACGGCGGGGGGCGAGGTTGACGAGGGGCTGGAAGCGGAGACCAAGGTCCTGACCCAGTTACAGTCGGTGCCTGTGGAAGAGCCCTTGGAACTGTGACCCGCCGGGCCCCGTGGCCTCCCCTGACAATGGTGCTCGAGGACGGCGGGGAGGAGGGAGCCTCTCAAACACGAAGACGGCTGCCATCCACACACACTACACCCTCCCCGCGGCCGCTCAACCTCTCCACGCCCTGGAGGCCCACTCCTGTCCGGGGCACCGTCCTCTGACGGGACGCCTCCTCTGTTACAGCCCTCTCCTTGCTCTGCCTCCTGATCTACATGGGGAGATTTGGGGCTCCTGACTCAGGGGCTCTGCCCCCCTCGACCTGGTACTAGCTGTGAGCTGAAAGCCCTGCCGAATGCCTGGATTTCCAACCCCCTTGAGCCCTCTCCCTATCACTCCCTGAAACACTATTAATAGCTCCACTGACATCCAGTGTTCCCAGAACTGCTTGGAATCCGAGGGTGGAGGACGGGCAGTCCTGTGCCCGGAGACTGACGGACCCTCCCCGCCGGGCCCTTCCTGCCCACGAGGGATGCGGGTGTGCGGTCTGTGGGCCAGGGTCCTCCGTTAGCTCCTCCTGGACTAGAGCCCTCGGGAGCACGTCCAGCCCCAGACCAAAGATCCCTTGACCCTCGGGCCAACCCTGACCCCTGTGTCTAGTTTGTAtcctaaatctttatttttctaggaCATGTTATGCcttcatttcaattaaaataaagttaacaGACAACTAGAACCTCCGGGGGTGTGGGTTATCTTCCAACGATTTGCCCAAGGAAAAGCTGAACCACAAAAAGCTCACCCTGAGATTCTGGCTTTCTGACCAGATGTTCTCTGAGGGGGAACAGGGGTGGAGGTCAGATTTGTGGTGCTGCTTGGGAAGGTGCCTGCCGTGAGCAGAGCTGAGAAAGCAGGGGACCAGGGGCCCGCCCGGGTCTGTCTCTTGCTGGTAGCAGTTTCCACTTTATTTAgttgaaaacaataaataatctATAAATAGAACAGGGCCGGAGGCATAGAGTGAGGTACGACTGAACAGGGGTGAAAGCATTTGATTCTGGGCTGGGCAAAGGACAGGCAGAGGGCAACTTCACCTCCTCGCATTTCATTGTGTGCCGgagggcagggtggtggtggggggttggggggggtggggggtccttcctccccacctgcGGCTCCTCTGATAGGCCAGGCCAGGCTCGAAAGGGGCTGTGAGACGCCTGCAGAACCTGGGCAGGATAAGTTCAGGCTGCCCTGTACAAGGCAAACGCACAAAGCACCGGGGTCAATAAATAGCCGCCTGCCAACCTGGGGGTGCCTGACCGAGGGGATCTGCACTAGCGGCGGTGATGCCCAGGACGAGACAACCTCTTCACCACCGGCGCCTGGTTTCAGACCACGGCTGCAGGAGCCGCGAGGCGGTGGCGGAGGGGGCGAGGCTGCCCTCACGCGCGGTGAGGGGGCGGCGGAGAGGCGGTGTCTGCGGAGCAGCGGGCCTTCTCAGCCAGCAGCTGGTAGAAGGGCTTGGGGGGCTCCCAGTCCTCGTCTTCGCTGCTGGAGCTGCCCTTCTTCACGATCCGGTTGTGCCGGCGGCTGAACCTGCGCGCTTTGGTGCTGGGGGAGAGGTGGCAGGATGGGCGGGGTTCCTCGGTCGCCTCCCGGCCACCTCTGTCCCACCCCTAGTGCTCTGGCCCCAGCAGTGACCAGGGCCTGGGCTGAGGGGGCGGCCAGGGCTTTATTTGGCCCCAGCGGGGGAGCCACTGGCTCCCGTGAGACCTGTCACCATCTGCACACGTGCCCGTGTGTTTCCGGGGCCAGTTGCAAGCTGGGCAGGTGGAGAGGAGAGGGTTTCAGGAGGGAGCGGGCATcaagaggggaagagaaggagaagaccaaGCGACAGGGAAGTTAAGACCCAGTTTTCTGCTCTGAGAAACTCCCTGTGGCAGAGAGGGCAAAGGAAGTTTAGGGCAGTGGGGTCCAAATCCAGAATTCAGCTGTTTGCCCTTCTAAGTTACAGGCAGGGGTAGAGCGCCGCTCTGCTTCTGTCACCCCAACTCTTTCATAAGAGCTCGTGACACCCAAATCTCCTGCCCGAGGAAACTCCCAACCTGTTTCCAACATCACAGAGCTCAAGGCTCTGAAAATCAGAGCAGGCTGAGGAGCGGGGGGGGCCCCCGCCTCCACCACCCACACCTTCTGGGCAGGGGCTGCTCACCAATATGGTCTCCGCTCCTTCAGGGTCATCACCCGCCAGAGTTGGGCCAGCTCCTTGGTGGCAGACGTGGATGCGGTCCCAGGGCAGGctctggggcaggagggaggatgAGGTGAGGAGAGGTCTGCAGCCTCGCCTGGCTTGGGCAAAGGCCAACGGTGTGACCGTACAAGGGTCCCTGGCCCTCTCAGAGCCGCAGCTTTCCAAATCTGAGAACTCAGATCTTTCCGTGTTGCCCTGAAAGATGCCCCCTTTCGCGCCCCCCGGAGCAGAGGTGGCAAAGAAGGGAGCTGGACTAAATGGTGGTTGGAAAGGGGCCACCCGGTGTCCTGGGACCTGCATCCGCCACTCCGATGCCAGCACCACCTCTTCTCCACGGAGGCTGCAGGCTGGCAAGATCGGTTCAGGGCTAGGCGCCTGATAGATCATATCAAGTCGGCCCCAAGAACTTTTGCGTGAAATCTTAGAAATGAGGAGCTCTCCCCCCACAGGGTTGCTGGGGCGGGAGACAGGACACGAGCCTGAAGCTCCTGCGGGTGagcctgcccccagcccagcccagcgtgATGGAGCACAAAGGCAACCCAGAGCGCGGAGTGGAGGGGGACAAGGATCCCGGGCAGCGTCCTTTGAGCCCAAGGACCAACCACGTCCGAAGGTGGCTCCTCTTTTTTCAGGTGatatacatttaattaattatattaattagttcattatattaattaattcaagCCAGTTAGTTTCCTTGTTTTCCTAAGTCTGAGCTGAGTTTCACTGCTTGCAGTGCTCAGGCCTGACCAGTGCCACGGGGCCAGGGGGAGGCCGGGAGAGCGTGGCTGAGGAACGCGTCGGCAGCAGGGGGTGGCACGCTCTGCAGGTGGATGGACAGTGAGGTGGGGCCCCAGTCAGGGCCCGAGAGGACGCCCTCCCACCTGATGTACTGCTTCCGGTTCATCCTGCAGAACATGATGAAGCCGTTGACACACTTCTTCTTCatctgggtggggcagggggcttgCTTGCTCTCCTTGGGCTTCACGaggcccctgcctgccctgcccttccTGGCCTTCCTCCCGGCGGCGCGCAGGGCTGAGGCCCGCTGGGCGGGGGTCCACGTGTAGACCTCATCCTCATCGCTGGAGGACTGCAGGCCCTCGAGGTTGGCCTGAGCGTCCTGGGTGGGAGACAGAGAGGTGAGGGCGGGCAGGAGACGCGGACTGACCAGGCGGATGGCTTTCTGtctccctcacctcctgctgcCTCCGCGCCGAGTCTGTGTCCGTGTCCTCCGAGCTGGGGCTGGACGACACCTTGTTGTTCTCACTCAGCGACAGATAGCAGTGGTCCAGCGAGACCAAGGACCAGCACTGGCTGTGGGAGTCAGGAAGGTCTTCGGGGGCCTCAGGGGGTGTGTCCTGGGGGGTGAAGGAGAAAAGTGGGGGGAGACGGAGGGGGGCAGTGCCGTCCCTTCACGGCCCCCACTCACTGCTTTTCTAGGAGGTCACACGAGCATCACCACAAACAGCTCAGGCTCAAAACGGCCTCGTCCAGACACCTCCTCAGAAATTCCAGCAACGGTTCCCCAGTTCCCACAGCGGGTcagagaggagggggctgggggtctTCTGCCTCCTATTCTGGGGCACTCTCTCTCAATCCCATCGGTTTACCACCTTGTGAAGTAGCCGTGACGCCCCGGACAAGTCttaactcctctgagcctcagttttacgCACGGATGGTGTCACTACACATCCTCTGCAAGGCCGAGAGGCACTTGGTGCAGTGGCTGCGCTTCCAAGAGCTCCGCTAAAggtgtctatttttgtttctacAGCAGATTCAGCTATTCATTGAGGCAGGGGGGCCACCTTCCCACACACTGGAGGGAGAATCATTTGGGGATCGGAGCTGGGGCTGCCCCTCTGGCAGTCAGACGTTGAACTGCTGGAGCAGACAGTGCTACGGAAATCAGCCCGGGGGCTTGGGAAGGAGGCTCTTTCCAACTGAGGATCCTGGGGGTCACCTGCtgttttcaatttcctcatctgtcaaatggggtcACAAGAGAGCCTGACTCATAGAGCAGTTGTAAAATTATGTGGGGTCTTTTCTGGGCACCTGGCAGCTTTTAGCTTTTATCCTTTGTGTCTGGTTCATTCTAagggcccagcacagagcagggcGCCTGGTGGCCAGCAGGCAGTGTTCAAAGGACGGGCAGGCAGGTGAGGGCACAGATGGTGGATGAGTCTCTGGAAGGATGAGGAGAAGCATGATGGATGGACAGGTGAGTGGGGGAGGAGCTGAAAGGTCGAGGGGACGGATGAGTGGATCAAGCaggtggaaggaaggatggacGTGTGTGTGGACAGATGCGTGGGCAGACGCCTACCTTCTTCTGTGGTCCCTCAAGCGTGCAGGCAGAAGGTGAAGACGCAGGATCTAAGAATACTTCTTCAGAGAGAGCTgtcgggggcggggagggagaccAGAGGGGTGGCTGGGACAGAAACACCTCTCTCAGGGCACTGTACCTCTGTCCCGCCATCCCTGCTAGCCGGAGTGCCCTTCTCTGGCTTTTGGCTTTGGGATCTCCTGCCCCAAGTCCAAATCCAGCTCACAGGCCAGCTCCCGTGGGGAACCACCAACCTGGGCAGAGCAAGTGGGTCCCTATTACAGGCTCCTGGAGCCTTCCACGCACCACGCTGGCCTGGGGCTGCTCCCCACCAGGCTGTGGACTCCTCGAGGGCTGGGATGGGATTCATCCTGGGTGGGATTCATCCCTGGTTCTCCAGCACTGCCAGCACAGGGCTGCACACTTGGTGGGCGTCACTGTAGGTGTTTTTTTTGAATGAACCAAGCATCAGGTCCAGCCCTGGGTGCTCACCTTGGGTCAGGTACTCGGTGCCATCCTCCAGGATCTGTTCTGGCTGCAGTTTCCCCGGGGAGCTGAAGAAGGAGGGACTGAGCCCTAGGATCTCACTCAGGTGGCCTGTCGCCTTCCAGTTGTCAATCTGGGGAGGCCCCAAGGCGAGTGGGCTCCCTGAAAAGGAAATATCAGGCTTGAGGGTATGTCAGAGGTTGCCCTCTCCCCCAGCACAGCAGCTGGCTTTGAGCAGATGGTGCCAGACACTGGGGAAAGGTGACTGTGTCAATTCCTTGTTGTGAGTGCTTGGAAGAGGAAATTAAGAGGCACGATGCCTGGCATCTTGTTAGGGATgcccaggaaaaaaatcaatatcatGATGTGCCAGATCCAATAGACTGATTTTAGCTATCTGGAGCTCTGTGTTAAGAAAGATTCTGAGGCAGTGTCTGGGATCAACAGAAAGAGTAATGATTGATCAGCAACGTCTGCCATGGCAACCGATGGCTCAGGGACAGTGGGCAGGCTGTGTGTTGCCATCCCTGTGCTTAGCGGACATCCATCCCTTTCCCGCTCTCCCCCCTTCCACAGACATCCTCAGAAGGAAGGTACCAAGAAGACCCCACACCAGGCTACAAGGAGGAAAGACAGAGCTTCAGTCACCATGGTCGCTGCCCTTTGGGGTCCAGGCAGGAAGCCAAGGGTCAGCATCTGGGGACTCCTTGTCCACCTCCTCGCTGTAATCGTACACCAGCTTCTGCCTGCAAGAGGTGGAATTGAAGAGGCAGACCTGGAGCCCCGGGCTGGAAACACCGTGGGCCCTGGGGCgagccctttcccctttgggtgTCTCAGTGTCGCCCACTGTGGACTCAGACAGGGATCTCTCCGTGCCGGCCGCTGGGGGGCGCCCGCCCTCGAGGAGCTTCAGGGCTTATAAGGAGAGGCCAGCTGTAATCAGAGCTGACTAAACGGGGGCAGAGCTGTGATGGGGCTTTGAGGAGGACACAGACGGcgggcagggcaggagggaggactGAGCTGAGCTAAGCTTGAAGGATGGGTAGTTTTCCAGGTGGACGAAGGGCTCAagcttccaggaagagggaacagagggTGAGAAGCCCAGAGGGGACACGGGCATGGCTCCCGCAGGGAGTGGCGAATATTTGGTGGTGTTAAGGGTAAGGTTCGCAGTTGAGGAGCAGGAAAGGGGGCTGGCAAGGTGAGCTGGGACCAGAGAGGGTCTCAAATGCCAATTAAGATATCTGGGCTCTACCCAACAGGAGGGAGTAGCTTAAAGCTGAAAACTGACATGATCAAGGTCTTGTGTGTTACAAAAGCCATGCAGGTGACTAGTGGGGACAGGCTAGAGGGCGGGacgggaggcagggaggggctgcGGCCCTGGTCAGCACCTAGGAAGCAAGGCTTTCCCTCGAGCTCACGATGCCTGACGCAAAGCTAGGCCCTCGGAAGTGCTCACTCCACAGACAGCAGTCGAGGGTGGTGATTGACCCCATTTCTCACCAAGCCTTAGCCAATCCCACCAAACGCCTCAGCCTCCTCCACTCACATCCCCGGGCTTCCCTTACCTGGGACGGGGCTGGGTCCTGTTGAGAAAATGGATCCTCTCAATCCCTTGCTGGGCCTCCAAGGCAGGGTAAGGCCCCGAATCCTGGGCACTGTTTTTGCAACAGCAGCCTACGGGGGGTGGGGCAAGTCAGGATGGTCACTCCTGTGACGGGCCCAAATCCCGGGACTCAGAGAGGCAGGGACGGAGAGGTGCTGGGGTATGCCacagcctctccctccccccatcccagccAAAACCTCAGGCTCTGGGGCCTCTGCGTGAGGTTTGGGGGCTCCCTGAATCACCCGCAGGTTTCTGGAATCCCACGTCCCTATCAGAAGCTCTAAGGAAGATAAAATCCTTAAGcagaatgatgatgatgaagatgacgaGAGCAAACAAGTATATAGTGCTTACCAAGGCAGCACGGTTTTAATCGTTTTACATACTACTCGGTAGCCCTTTACCAAAGGGTATGGTTTTTATAATACCCATTTACAGTTAAGTAAACTGAGGCATTGAGATATCaagtaactggcccaaggtcacaagaTTAGCACAAGATCTGGGataccctccctccccaggtggGTCAGGCGCCTCCTTGGGGCTCCCACAGCCTCCTGGGCTACCCCAGGAAGTGAGAGCGTGGGATTCCGTCACTGGACTGTCACCGGCACCGCGCACGTGGCCTGGCCCAGAGGAGATGCTCTGGGAGGAAAGGCTGAAGGAACAGACAGAGGAATAGGATGACCTGAGGCCTCGCCTTCCGGTCGCGCCCGTATCTCCTGGGGGTGTCACACGTTTGCAAGCTGGCAAAGGGATGGGGACTCACAAGAGCGTTTGTCTGGCTGCTTCAAGTGAAGGAAGGCTCACGAGGCGGCCCTGCTCTTGCCCCCAGTCCTGTGACCCTGTCCCCTGCTTACACCCCCAACAGAGCCTGAAGGGAAAAGGAAACTTGGCAAGAGGCTGCGAGACAGCGTCTCTCTTGTCCATTGTAGAATCCCTGGCGACTAGGACTGTGCCTGGGACGTCGAGGGTGCCTGACAAGTGGTATATAAACGAGTGGCTAAGTTAGTGGAGAGGAAAGACACCAACCTGAGATGTCACAGTGGACGCTGTTCTCAGCCACATGCGGCAATGTCAGCCAGGATCTTCCTCCCTTTCTGTCACCTTGAGACGGGGATGACACAGCCTTGGGGTGACTGCAGGAGTCGAGGCATCTTGGAGGGGTGATGGTCCCCACCATGTTTCCTCCTCTCTTGTCTGGGGATGGGGTCACCTGCTTCTCAGGCTTGTCCACGGCCAGACAGCGACGAGGGTTCTGGGCCCGGGTCTGGCGTTCTAGGAGAGCAGAGAGATGGCGTCAGACAGGGCTGGGGGCCTGACTGTCACCAGAAGGTGGCTGAGGTGGGGGTCTTTGCTCTGGGCCCAGTAACCTGCTTCAAAGCTTTGCCTGGCCTGGTCACTCAGTCCTTCCCGGAGAGGCCCAGATCCTCAGTTAAAGATCACCTAGTCGGAtacccccttcccctgcccacaCGTTAGAATCACCTTGTGAGCTCTGAAAATACTGGTGCCCAGGTTCCACCCAGATCACTGAAGCCCGACTTTCTGGGTGTGAGGCACAGGCAATAGGCATTTTTAAAAGCACCCCAGTGATTCAGAGGTGCAGCCAGAGCTGGAAATCATTGATTAGGTCCAACTCCCTTTTTAAGGACATGGAAGCGGAGGCTCGAAAAGGGGAAGGGACAGGTAGTGTTAGTAGCAAGGCTGAGGTGGGACCTGGGACACTTGCCTCCCGCACTGGGGTGCTTCCGTCACCCCACACTCCCTGCTGCCCTGGCCCGGGGATGGATGACTGGGCAGAGGGATGATAAATGCTGACAGCAGCTTCCATTCCTGGGCACTGGCCACGTGCCCCATCACTTAAGCACTGCTTCAGCGGGGTGCGCCTGGCTCCGAATCTGAGGACCATCCTGTGGCAGGCCCTCCAATTTCCAgaccaggaagctgaggctcacagGAGAAGAGTGACCCACCCCCAGGCCTCAGAGCTAGGAAGAGAAGGCACCACAGCTGAACCCAGGCGCATCTGAATCCAGAGCCTCGTCAAGGGCTCAGGATTGCCGACTGGGCCTCCCGGGAGTGGGGACGGTCCTGGAGAAGGAGCCCCGCTCTCATCTGACCCCTGCACCCTCTTCTATCTCCACTGATGGCTTGTACCTGATGCTTGGGCCAGCTTCTTCTTCCGAGGTTTCTGGCAGCCTCCCCAAAGATGGGACTTATGAGCGTGTGGGGTGCTGGACGGGGTGGAGTGTCTCCACTTCGCTGGGCCCGCGGCCAGCTTCCAACCCAGCCCTGCACAGGACGGAGAATGAGGCAGGTCAGATGCCCTCACCCTCATCCATCCCGAATGCTGCCTCTGGACAGCACTTCATGATGGACAGGGAGCAGGGAGGCTGCCACGGTCCCCAGACTGactttacaaatggggaaactgaggtcccggGAGGAGATGGGACCTGGCTGAGGTTGCGCAGCCAGGCGACAGAAGTACAGGCGAGAACTCAGGTGTCCTCAGGGCCATTCCGGGCCTCGGCTGAGAGGGAAGACAGACCCAACACTTCCCAGATGCTTCCCCGTCTTCCACCTCCCAAATCAGTTCTTCCTGCAGCCTCCTCAAGATGGTAGGGGCTCCAGCATCCACCCTGGGTGGCCCGGGGCCTCTCCCCCAGGCCTCTCAACTCTTCCTCATTAACGTCtcccaaggacttccctggcggtccagtggttaagactctgcgctcccaaggcAGGAGgtatgggttcaacccctggtcggggaactaagatcccgcatgctgtgcggcatggccaaaaaaaaaactcccaaatttACCTACTTCTGTCTACACCCTCAGCTATGGTGCTACACTGGCCTTATCGTCTCCCATCCAGATCACCCCTAAAAGTATCTTCACTCATCTCCCCCACTCCAGCTTCTTACTTAATAGCAAGTCCCCACACTAGATGTCAGGCACCTCTTCCTCAAAGAAACTCTGATCATGGCTTTCCTCTGGCTTAAAGGCCTTCAGTCATTCTCATCTTTTTCATCTCCCTCCTCTGCCAGGCACTCGAGGCCCTTCAGAATCTCGTCCCTGCCTCATCTCCTACCCTTCTTGCCCGTGTATTCCTCACACCAGTAACCATAGCAGCCGGCACACACAGCATGGGATGACTGGCTTG
Above is a window of Balaenoptera ricei isolate mBalRic1 chromosome 19, mBalRic1.hap2, whole genome shotgun sequence DNA encoding:
- the MEIOSIN gene encoding meiosis initiator protein, with product MWDSSKHLCSPKQPSTNSLGPRDRRQRKNHTNKLQELALLLPVALRTGAKKLTKKEILLHVLHYIHYLQRSIDAARALLEFHTTEGNGGLGGLGWKLAAGPAKWRHSTPSSTPHAHKSHLWGGCQKPRKKKLAQASERQTRAQNPRRCLAVDKPEKQVTPSPDKRGGNMVGTITPPRCLDSCSHPKAVSSPSQGDRKGGRSWLTLPHVAENSVHCDISASDRDVGFQKPAGCCCKNSAQDSGPYPALEAQQGIERIHFLNRTQPRPRQKLVYDYSEEVDKESPDADPWLPAWTPKGSDHGSPLALGPPQIDNWKATGHLSEILGLSPSFFSSPGKLQPEQILEDGTEYLTQALSEEVFLDPASSPSACTLEGPQKKDTPPEAPEDLPDSHSQCWSLVSLDHCYLSLSENNKVSSSPSSEDTDTDSARRQQEDAQANLEGLQSSSDEDEVYTWTPAQRASALRAAGRKARKGRAGRGLVKPKESKQAPCPTQMKKKCVNGFIMFCRMNRKQYIRACPGTASTSATKELAQLWRVMTLKERRPYCTKARRFSRRHNRIVKKGSSSSEDEDWEPPKPFYQLLAEKARCSADTASPPPPHRA
- the SIX5 gene encoding homeobox protein SIX5, whose translation is MATLPAEPSAGPAAGGEAVAAAATEEEEEEARQLLQTLQAAEGEAAAAAGAGAGEAAVKVEGPGSPGVPGSPPEAAAEPPTGLRFSPEQVACVCEALLQAGHAGRLSRFLGALPPAERLRGSDPVLRARALVAFQRGEYAELYRLLESRPFPAAHHAFLQDLYLRARYHEAERARGRALGAVDKYRLRKKFPLPKTIWDGEETVYCFKERSRAALKACYRGNRYPTPDEKRRLATLTGLSLTQVSNWFKNRRQRDRTGGGGGAPCKSESDGNPTTEDESSRSPEDLERGAAPVAAEAPAQGSIFLAGAAPPAPCPASSSILVNGSFLAAGGSPAVLLNGSPVIINGLALGEASSLGPLLLGGGGGAPAPQPSPQGASEGKTSLVLDPQTGEVRLEEAQPEAPETKGAQVAASGPPGEEVPGPLPQVVPGPPPAATFPLPPGPVTSVAAPQVVPLSPPPGYPAGLGPTSPLLNLPQVVPTSQVVTLPQAVGPLQLLAAGPGSPVKVAAAPGPANVHLINSGVGVTALQLPSATAPGNFLLANPVSGSPIVTGVAVQQGKIILTATFPTSMLVSQVLSPAPSLALPLKPDAAISVPEGALPVAPSPALPEAHALGALSAQPPPAPAAASLPFSPDSSGLLPGFQAPPPEGLLLSPAAVPIWPAGLELSAGTEGLLEAEKGLGTQAPHTVLRLPDPDPEGLLLGATAGGEVDEGLEAETKVLTQLQSVPVEEPLEL